Proteins from a genomic interval of Arachis hypogaea cultivar Tifrunner chromosome 10, arahy.Tifrunner.gnm2.J5K5, whole genome shotgun sequence:
- the LOC112715402 gene encoding uncharacterized protein, giving the protein MGFFSKEEKSKRVLRGVKTVFFLITMVMSLLLFSAPVLLVIADALVPSALLSTLSSSSSSSSSSLSMETLSSHFRNYDFRYSLLDIPLVSIIRSFIIFCVYSLCDGPRLSRGPYLGITTMCCVVSLMFVSLKAVYMLSMVDESSGYVRASEIALFVCSSALAVGHVVVAYRTSCRERRKLLLYKIDIEAISACKNGYPRYPKILQGERIK; this is encoded by the exons ATGGGTTTTTTCTCAAAGGAAGAGAAATCAAAGAGGGTATTGAGGGGAGTCAAGACGGTGTTCTTCTTGATCACCATGGTTatgtctcttcttctcttctctgccCCGGTTCTACTTGTCATAGCCGATGCACTTGTTCCTTCTGCTCTGCTTTCAactctctcctcttcttcttcttcttcttcttcttccctctccATGGAAACACTCTCTTCCCATTTCCGCAACTACGATTTCAGATACTCACTTCTTGACATACCCCTCGTCTCCATCATAAGGTCCTTCATCATCTTCT GTGTTTATAGTTTGTGTGATGGGCCAAGGCTATCAAGGGGACCGTATTTGGGGATAACAACGATGTGCTGCGTGGTGTCTCTGATGTTTGTGTCGCTGAAAGCGGTTTACATGTTAAGCATGGTTGATGAGAGTAGTGGGTATGTTAGAGCCTCTGAAATCGCGCTGTTCGTGTGTTCCTCTGCGTTGGCTGTGGGCCATGTTGTCGTGGCTTACCGAACAAGTTGCAGAGAAAGGAGGAAGCTTTTGCTCTACAAAATTGACATTGAGGCT ATTTCAGCTTGCAAAAATGGGTATCCGAGGTATCCCAAGATTCTTCAAGGGGAAAGAATCAAATGA